In Centropristis striata isolate RG_2023a ecotype Rhode Island chromosome 5, C.striata_1.0, whole genome shotgun sequence, a single genomic region encodes these proteins:
- the LOC131971438 gene encoding kelch-like protein 12 isoform X1, with translation MCSYSYCLPVVEKVFKSFNDSWSSLRSLRDSQGSMAPKDIMTNSHAKSILNAMNSLRKSNTLCDITLRVENTDFPAHRIVLAACSDYFCAMFTSELAEKGKSFVDIQGLTAATMEILLDFVYTETVLVTVENVQELLPAACLLQLKGVKRACCDFLESQLDPTNCLGIRDFAETHNCLDLMQAAELFSQKHFSEVVQHEEFMLLSQTEVEKLIKCDEIQVDSEEPVFEAVLNWVKHNRKEREPYLPDMLEFVRLPLLTPRYITDVIDAEPLIRCSLPCRDLVDEAKKFHLRPELRSEMQGPRTQARLGAKEVLLVIGGFGSQQSPIDIVEKYDPKTQEWSSLPNIARKRRYVATVSLHDRVYVIGGYDGRSRLSSVECLDYTADEDGVWYTVATMNVRRGLAGATTLGDMIYVAGGFDGSRRHTSMERYDPNIDQWSMLGDMQTAREGAGLVVASGLIYCLGGYDGLNILNSVERYDPHTGHWTSVTPMATKRSGAGVALLNDHIYVVGGFDGVSHLDSVEVYNIRTDYWTTVASMTTPRCYVGATVLRGRLYAIAGYDGNSLLSSIECYDPVIDSWEVVTSMATQRCDAGVCVLREK, from the exons ATGTGTAGCTATAGTTATTGCctcccagtggtggaaaaagtattcaaatcTTTTAACG ATTCCTGGAGTAGTTTGAGATCTTTGAGAGATTCTCAAGGCAGCATGGCTCCCAAAGACATCATGACCAACTCCCATGCCAAATCCATCCTCAATGCCATGAACTCACTTCGCAAGAGCAACACACTCTGTGATATCACTCTGAGGGTGGAGAACACAGATTTTCCAGCTCACCGGATTGTCTTGGCTGCCTGCAGTGACTACTTTTGTGCCATGTTCACCAGTGAG CTTGCAGAGAAGGGGAAATCTTTTGTCGACATTCAGGGGCTCACTGCAGCGACTATGGAAATCTTGTTGGACTTTGTGTACACAGAGACGGTGCTAGTCACAGTGGAGAACGTACAAGAACTGCTTCCTGCAGCGTGCTTACTGCAGCTCAAAG GGGTGAAGAGAGCATGTTGTGATTTCTTGGAGAGTCAGCTCGATCCGACCAACTGCCTGGGTATTCGAGACTTTGCTGAAACTCATAACTGCCTCGACTTAATGCAGGCCGCGGAGCTCTTTTCCCAGAAGCATTTCTCCGAGGTGGTTCAGCATGAGGAGTTCATGCTGCTCAGCCAGACAGAGGTCGAAAAGCtcataaaatgtgatgaaattCAG GTGGACTCAGAGGAGCCTGTTTTTGAAGCCGTGTTAAATTGGGTCAAACACAACCGAAAGGAGCGAGAGCCCTACCTGCCAGACATGCTCGAGTTTGTTCGGTTGCCGCTCCTGACCCCCCGCTACATTACAGATGTCATAGATGCCGAG CCCCTCATTCGGTGCAGCCTGCCATGTCGAGACCTCGTTGATGAAGCCAAGAAATTCCACTTAAGACCTGAGCTGAGGAGTGAGATGCAGGGCCCACGCACACAAGCTAGATTAG GTGCCAAAGAAGTTCTGTTGGTTATAGGCGGGTTCGGCAGCCAACAATCACCAATAGACATCGTGGAAAAATATGATCCAAAAACACAAGAATGGAGCTCCCTTCCT AACATTGCACGGAAAAGGCGTTATGTGGCCACAGTGTCTCTCCACGATCGAGTTTATGTGATCGGAGGCTACGATGGCCGGTCGAGGCTCAGCTCCGTGGAGTGCCTGGACTACACGGCAGACGAGGACGGTGTTTGGTACACCGTCGCCACCATGAATGTTCGCCGTGGCCTCGCCGGAGCCACGACACTCGGAG ACATGATCTATGTTGCCGGTGGCTTCGATGGCAGCCGGCGCCACACCAGCATGGAGCGATACGACCCAAACATCGACCAGTGGAGCATGCTGGGAGACATGCAGACAGCGAGAGAAGGAGCTGGACTGGTAGTGGCCAGTGGACTCATTTACTGTCTCG GTGGATACGATGGATTAAACATCCTGAATTCAGTGGAGCGCTACGACCCACACACAGGCCACTGGACCAGTGTTACACCGATGGCCACAAAGCGGTCAG GCGCAGGTGTGGCTTTACTCAACGACCACATCTACGTGGTCGGGGGCTTTGATGGAGTTTCACATCTCGACTCTGTCGAAGTCTACAACATCAGAACAGACTATTGGACCACTGTAGCCAGTATGACCACGCCTCGGTGTTACGTAGGAGCAACCGTCCTCAGGGGACGTCTCTACGCCATCGCCGG ATATGACGGGAACTCTCTCCTCAGCAGTATTGAATGTTACGACCCGGTCATCGACTCATGGGAGGTCGTCACTTCCATGGCGACGCAGCGGTGCGACGCCGGCGTCTGTGTGCTACGAGAAAAGTGA
- the LOC131971438 gene encoding kelch-like protein 12 isoform X2, which produces MAPKDIMTNSHAKSILNAMNSLRKSNTLCDITLRVENTDFPAHRIVLAACSDYFCAMFTSELAEKGKSFVDIQGLTAATMEILLDFVYTETVLVTVENVQELLPAACLLQLKGVKRACCDFLESQLDPTNCLGIRDFAETHNCLDLMQAAELFSQKHFSEVVQHEEFMLLSQTEVEKLIKCDEIQVDSEEPVFEAVLNWVKHNRKEREPYLPDMLEFVRLPLLTPRYITDVIDAEPLIRCSLPCRDLVDEAKKFHLRPELRSEMQGPRTQARLGAKEVLLVIGGFGSQQSPIDIVEKYDPKTQEWSSLPNIARKRRYVATVSLHDRVYVIGGYDGRSRLSSVECLDYTADEDGVWYTVATMNVRRGLAGATTLGDMIYVAGGFDGSRRHTSMERYDPNIDQWSMLGDMQTAREGAGLVVASGLIYCLGGYDGLNILNSVERYDPHTGHWTSVTPMATKRSGAGVALLNDHIYVVGGFDGVSHLDSVEVYNIRTDYWTTVASMTTPRCYVGATVLRGRLYAIAGYDGNSLLSSIECYDPVIDSWEVVTSMATQRCDAGVCVLREK; this is translated from the exons ATGGCTCCCAAAGACATCATGACCAACTCCCATGCCAAATCCATCCTCAATGCCATGAACTCACTTCGCAAGAGCAACACACTCTGTGATATCACTCTGAGGGTGGAGAACACAGATTTTCCAGCTCACCGGATTGTCTTGGCTGCCTGCAGTGACTACTTTTGTGCCATGTTCACCAGTGAG CTTGCAGAGAAGGGGAAATCTTTTGTCGACATTCAGGGGCTCACTGCAGCGACTATGGAAATCTTGTTGGACTTTGTGTACACAGAGACGGTGCTAGTCACAGTGGAGAACGTACAAGAACTGCTTCCTGCAGCGTGCTTACTGCAGCTCAAAG GGGTGAAGAGAGCATGTTGTGATTTCTTGGAGAGTCAGCTCGATCCGACCAACTGCCTGGGTATTCGAGACTTTGCTGAAACTCATAACTGCCTCGACTTAATGCAGGCCGCGGAGCTCTTTTCCCAGAAGCATTTCTCCGAGGTGGTTCAGCATGAGGAGTTCATGCTGCTCAGCCAGACAGAGGTCGAAAAGCtcataaaatgtgatgaaattCAG GTGGACTCAGAGGAGCCTGTTTTTGAAGCCGTGTTAAATTGGGTCAAACACAACCGAAAGGAGCGAGAGCCCTACCTGCCAGACATGCTCGAGTTTGTTCGGTTGCCGCTCCTGACCCCCCGCTACATTACAGATGTCATAGATGCCGAG CCCCTCATTCGGTGCAGCCTGCCATGTCGAGACCTCGTTGATGAAGCCAAGAAATTCCACTTAAGACCTGAGCTGAGGAGTGAGATGCAGGGCCCACGCACACAAGCTAGATTAG GTGCCAAAGAAGTTCTGTTGGTTATAGGCGGGTTCGGCAGCCAACAATCACCAATAGACATCGTGGAAAAATATGATCCAAAAACACAAGAATGGAGCTCCCTTCCT AACATTGCACGGAAAAGGCGTTATGTGGCCACAGTGTCTCTCCACGATCGAGTTTATGTGATCGGAGGCTACGATGGCCGGTCGAGGCTCAGCTCCGTGGAGTGCCTGGACTACACGGCAGACGAGGACGGTGTTTGGTACACCGTCGCCACCATGAATGTTCGCCGTGGCCTCGCCGGAGCCACGACACTCGGAG ACATGATCTATGTTGCCGGTGGCTTCGATGGCAGCCGGCGCCACACCAGCATGGAGCGATACGACCCAAACATCGACCAGTGGAGCATGCTGGGAGACATGCAGACAGCGAGAGAAGGAGCTGGACTGGTAGTGGCCAGTGGACTCATTTACTGTCTCG GTGGATACGATGGATTAAACATCCTGAATTCAGTGGAGCGCTACGACCCACACACAGGCCACTGGACCAGTGTTACACCGATGGCCACAAAGCGGTCAG GCGCAGGTGTGGCTTTACTCAACGACCACATCTACGTGGTCGGGGGCTTTGATGGAGTTTCACATCTCGACTCTGTCGAAGTCTACAACATCAGAACAGACTATTGGACCACTGTAGCCAGTATGACCACGCCTCGGTGTTACGTAGGAGCAACCGTCCTCAGGGGACGTCTCTACGCCATCGCCGG ATATGACGGGAACTCTCTCCTCAGCAGTATTGAATGTTACGACCCGGTCATCGACTCATGGGAGGTCGTCACTTCCATGGCGACGCAGCGGTGCGACGCCGGCGTCTGTGTGCTACGAGAAAAGTGA
- the tuba5 gene encoding tubulin alpha 5 yields MRECISIHVGQAGVQTGNACWELFCLEHGVGPDGVFLETPGEPNSREDPFNTFFNTGSSGRHVPRAIYVDLEPTVVDEVRVGKYRELFHPEQLISGKEDAANNYARGHYTVGKEIIDGVMERVRKMTDQCTGLQGFLVFHSFGGGTGSGFTSLLMERLSVDYGKKSKLEFAVYPAPQVSTAVVEPYNAILTTHTTLEHSDCAFMVDNEAIYDICHRNMDIESPGYINLNRLIGQIVSSITASLRFDGALNVDLMEFQTNLVPFPRIHFPLMTYAPIISAEKAYHEQLTVTEITSACFEPANQMVKCDPRHGMYMACCMLYRGDVVPKDVNAAIANIKTRRSIQFVDWCPTGFKVGINYQPPTAVPGGDLAKVQRAVCMLSNTTAIAEAWSRLDHKFDLMYAKRAFVHWYVGEGMEEGEFAEAREDLACLEKDYEELGQTNPDSENDDDQEY; encoded by the exons ATG AGAGAGTGCATCTCTATCCATGTGGGCCAGGCAGGAGTCCAGACAGGAAACGCCTGCTGGGAGCTCTTCTGCCTCGAGCACGGCGTCGGTCCTGATGGCGTCTTCCTGGAGACTCCCGGCGAACCGAACTCTCGTGAAGACCCGTTCAACACTTTCTTCAACACTGGGAGTTCTGGGCGTCATGTTCCCAGAGCCATCTATGTGGACCTGGAGCCCACAGTGGTCG ATGAGGTAAGAGTCGGAAAGTACAGAGAGCTCTTCCACCCCGAGCAGCTGATCTCTGGAAAGGAGGATGCAGCCAACAACTACGCTCGAGGCCATTACACCGTCGGGAAAGAAATCATTGATGGAGTCATGGAGCGTGTTCGTAAAATG ACGGACCAGTGCACTGGTCTGCAGGGGTTCCTCGTCTTCCACAGCTTTGGAGGTGGAACCGGCTCCGGCTTCACCTCTCTGCTGATGGAGCGTCTGTCTGTCGACTACGGCAAGAAGTCCAAGCTGGAGTTTGCTGTGTACCCAGCTCCGCAGGTGTCCACCGCTGTGGTGGAGCCGTACAACGCCATCCTGACCACCCACACCACCCTGGAGCACTCAGACTGCGCCTTCATGGTGGACAACGAGGCCATCTACGACATCTGTCACCGCAACATGGACATCGAGAGTCCTGGTTACATCAACCTCAACAGGTTGATCGGTCAGATTGTTTCCTCCATCACAGCCTCGCTTCGTTTTGACGGCGCCCTGAATGTGGACCTGATGGAGTTCCAGACCAACCTGGTCCCCTTTCCGCGTATCCACTTCCCTCTGATGACCTACGCGCCCATCATCTCTGCCGAGAAGGCCTACCATGAGCAGCTGACCGTGACCGAGATCACCAGTGCCTGCTTCGAGCCGGCCAATCAGATGGTCAAGTGTGACCCCCGTCACGGCATGTACATGGCGTGCTGCATGCTGTACCGGGGTGATGTCGTCCCAAAGGATGTGAACGCCGCCATCGCAAATATAAAGACGAGGCGTTCCATCCAGTTTGTGGACTGGTGCCCTACTGGCTTCAAG GTGGGCATTAACTACCAACCTCCAACTGCAGTTCCTGGTGGAGACCTGGCCAAAGTCCAGAGGGCCGTGTGCATGCTGAGCAACACCACCGCCATTGCTGAGGCCTGGTCTCGCCTCGACCACAAGTTCGACCTCATGTACGCCAAGCGTGCCTTCGTCCACTGGTATGTGGGCGAAGGCATGGAGGAGGGAGAGTTTGCAGAGGCCAGAGAGGACCTGGCCTGTCTGGAGAAGGATTACGAGGAgttgggtcaaacaaacccagacTCTGAAAATGATGATGACCAAGAATACTGA